The following proteins are encoded in a genomic region of Arachis stenosperma cultivar V10309 chromosome 4, arast.V10309.gnm1.PFL2, whole genome shotgun sequence:
- the LOC130975606 gene encoding protein MAIN-LIKE 1-like: protein MGDDPGRLYRLDGVVHIAGVINDEPRRCISSVRRQQGMRLDERYVPYLQMAGLHHLARLNDRWFRLDEPLVSAFVERWRPETHTFHMPFGECTITLQDVAYQLGLPVDGDYVSGCLTDFHLYIEGGRPAWQWFHELLGVVPPENQVQKFAVNCTWFQETFGECPDGADEETVRRFVRAYIMMLLGTQLFADKSGNRIYIRWLPYVARLEEMGVELLEIIS, encoded by the exons ATGGGGGACGATCCAGGCAGGCTTTATCGTTTGGATGGAGTTGTGCATATCGCCGGTGTGATCAACGACGAG CCTCGTCGTTGCATATCCAGCGTTAGGCGGCAGCAAGGGATGCGTCTTGATGAGAGGTACGTTCCGTACTTGCAGATGGCCGGATTGCACCATCTTGCGAGACTGAACGACAGATGGTTCCGACTAGACGAGCCCCTAGTCAGCGCATTCGTCGAGAGGTGGCGGCCTGAGACGCACACCTTCCACATGCCGTTCGGAGAGTGCACCATCACGCTTCAGGACGTCGCATACCAGCTGGGGTTGCCAGTGGACGGAGATTACGTCAGTGGTTGCCTGACAGACTTCCACCTTTACATTGAGGGTGGGAGACCAGCTTGGCAGTGGTTCCATGAGTTGCTCGGTGTTGTACCTCCCGAGAACCAGGTGCAGAAATTCGCAGTTAACTGCACCTGGTTTCAGGAGACCTTTGGAGAGTGTCCAGACGGGGCTGATGAGGAGACAGTTAGGCGCTTTGTCCGTGCCTATATCATGATGTTATTGGGCACGCAGCTGTTTGCCGACAAGTCCGGCAATCGTATATACATCAGATGGCTACCCTATGTTGCTCGGCTTGAGGAGATGGGGGTGGAGCTTTTGGAGATTATTTCGTAG